From the genome of Eublepharis macularius isolate TG4126 chromosome 12, MPM_Emac_v1.0, whole genome shotgun sequence, one region includes:
- the LOC129339722 gene encoding vomeronasal type-2 receptor 26-like, whose protein sequence is MTDPAQVTYDYYQFGDQIIGAITSFFAGLIGEISFKEYPKMKDAEEDITVPKIYQHVLALVFAVKEINQNPKILPNVSLGFHIYDSYSDTRMTSLNTLKLLTCQSKMVSNFNCDKSKNLIAVIGGLTSEISLQMVNILEIHKVPQIAYCVSAPETNAKNPFFYRMVPNEALQYRGIVQLLLYFQWTWVGIVAGDYDLGEKFLRTLIPMLSQHGICTALIAKIPVVTYVVNVIELMLTLKPLYNSLTSSTIKAIIVNSDRKTVENLKWLLYMNSMSESISETSIGKVWIMTAHWEFSSLSLIRSFDINVFHGALSFAIQSNKMLVFPKFLQFQQPNSPRGDGFIKISWEQAFNCLFGNSLEKVESSDLCTGEEKLETLPGVFFEMSMTSQSYSVYNAVYAIAHALHRIYTSRTKLSEMLNRGRVDLPNLQPWQIHPFLASISFNNSAGDEVHFDENGELAAGLDIVNWVTFPNQSFLRVKVGKMDPLALPGRELSVNVETIAWHYSFNQVMPLAVCNDRCCPGYNKQKKEGEQFCCYDCVPCPIGKISDQKDMDDCFECPEDQYPSRNRDQCLPRTLNFLSFSEPLGITFVFLALSCSLGTSLVLGIFVKNHDTPIVKANNRALSYSLLVALLLCFLCSLLFIGRPQPVTCCLRQTAFAIIFSMAISCVLAKTMTVVLAFMATKPGSQLRKWTGRRLTNSVLCCSFIQAMICFLWLCTSPPFPDLDTHSLSKEIIVQCNEGSVVMFYCALGYLGCLAMVSFTVAFLARKLPSSFNEAKFITFSMVVFCSVWFSFIPAYLSTKGKYMVAMEIFSILASGAGLTAFIFFPKCYIIVLKPDLNRKEQLMRRNK, encoded by the exons ATGACAGATCCTGCCCAGGTGACATATGACTATTATCAATTTGGGGACCAAATAATTGGAGCAATAACTTCATTTTTTGCTGGACTAATTGGTGAAATATCTTTCAAAGAATATCCCAAAATGAAAGATGCAGAAGAAGATAT TACTGTACCAAAGATCTACCAGCATGTGCTCGCCTTGGTATTTGCTGTGAAAGAAATCAATCAAAACCCCAAGATCCTCCCAAATGTCAGTCTTGGGTTCCATATATATGACAGTTACTCAGATACAAGAATGACTTCTCTGAATACCCTgaaacttctaacctgccaaagTAAGATGGTCTCCAACTTCAACTGTGACAAGTCAAAGAATCTGATAGCTGTCATTGGTGGCCTTACCTCTGAAATATCCCTTCAAATGGTGAATATCTTAGAAATCCACAAGGTACCACAG aTTGCCTATTGTGTATCTGCTCCAGAGACAAATGCTAAAAACCCTTTCTTCTACCGGATGGTCCCCAATGAAGCCCTGCAGTACAGAGGGATAGTCCAGCTCCTTTTGTATTTCCAGTGGACATGGGTCGGGATCGTGGCAGGAGACTACGATTTAGGGGAGAAGTTTCTGCGAACCTTGATACCTATGCTTTCACAGCATGGCATCTGTACAGCCCTTATTGCCAAAATACCAGTCGTAACGTATGTTGTAAATGTGATAGAATTAATGTTAACCTTGAAACCACTGTACAATTCTCTCACAAGCTCAACAATCAAAGCCATTATTGTAAATTCAGACCGTAAGACAGTTGAAAATCTGAAATGGTTACTATATATGAATTCAATGTCAGAAAGCATTTCGGAAACATCTATTGGCAAGGTGTGGATTATGACAGCCCACTGGGAATTCTCTTCACTGTCACTCATTCGAAGTTTTGATATAAATGTCTTCCATGGGGCCTTATCTTTCGCCATTCAATCAAACAAAATGTTGGTGTTTCCAAAATTCCTTCAGTTCCAACAGCCCAATTCTCCAAGAGGAGATGGTTTTATCAAAATCTCCTGGGAACAGGCATTCAACTGCTTGTTTGGTAATTCTCTTGAGAAGGTAGAGAGCAGTGACCTTTGTACAGGGGAAGAGAAGCTGGAGACCCTACCTGGAGTTTTCTTTGAAATGAGCATGACCAGCCAAAGCTACAGTGTCTACAATGCAGTGTATGCCATAGCACATGCTTTACATAGGATTTACACATCTAGGACAAAATTGAGTGAAATGTTGAACAGAGGCAGAGTGGATCTTCCAAATCTGCAACCTTGgcag ATCCACCCGTTCCTGGCAAGTATCTCATTTAACAACAGTGCTGGGGATGAGGTACATTTTGATGAAAATGGTGAACTAGCAGCTGGATTGGATATTGTAAACTGGGTTACTTTCCCCAATCAATCCTTCTTACGAGTGAAAGTAGGAAAAATGGATCCACTGGCCTTGCCAGGAAGAGAGCTGAGTGTTAACGTGGAGACCATCGCATGGCACTACAGCTTTAATCAG GTGATGCCCCTCGCTGTTTGTAACGACAGGTGCTGTCCAGGCTacaacaaacagaaaaaggagggggagcaatTTTGTTGCTATGATTGTGTTCCATGTCCAATTGGGAAGATTTCCGACCAGAAGG ACATGGATGACTGTTTTGAATGTCCAGAAGATCAGTATCCCAGTAGGAACCGAGATCAATGCCTTCCCAGAACTCTCAACTTCCTGTCATTCTCAGAACCTTTAGGGATCACTTTTGTGTTCTTGGCACTATCCTGTTCTCTGGGGACATCTTTGGTACTGGGGATTTTCGTTAAGAACCATGACACtcccattgtcaaagccaacaatcggGCCCTTAGTTATTCTCTCCTTGTTGCCCTTCTGCTCTGCTTTCTCTGCTCCCTGCTATTCATTGGCAGGCCTCAGCCAGTGACCTGCTGCTTACGACAAACGGCTTTCGCCATCATTTTCTCAATGGCTATTTCTTGTGTGTTGGCAAAAACCATGACTGTGGTTCTGGCATTCATGGCCACCAAACCAGGGAGCCAGCTGAGGAAATGGACAGGGAGAAGACTCACAAACTCTGTTCTTTGTTGCTCCTTCATTCAGGCCATGATCTGTTTTTTATGGCTGTGTACTAGTCCCCCATTCCCAGATTTGGACACTCATTCTCTCTCCAAAGAAATCATAGTACAATGCAATGAAGGGTCCGTAGTGATGTTTTACTGTGCTTTGGGATACCTGGGGTGTCTGGCTATGGTcagcttcactgtggctttcctagccaggaaaCTGCCAAgttctttcaatgaagccaagtttatcactttcagcatggtggtcttttgcagtgtttggtttTCCTTCATTCCAGCTTATCTGAGCACAAAGGGGAAATATATGGTGGCCATGgaaatcttctccatcttggcctccggTGCTGGGTTAACTGCTTTTATCTTTTTCCCCAAATGCTATATCATTGTCTTGAAGCCTGATTTGAACCGCAAGGAGCAACTAATGAGAAGAAATAAGTAG